A window from Littorina saxatilis isolate snail1 linkage group LG9, US_GU_Lsax_2.0, whole genome shotgun sequence encodes these proteins:
- the LOC138975116 gene encoding SANT and BTB domain regulator of class switch recombination-like isoform X5 → MTSVEPSSRVGVTLDLILKTLIESADFNILHSKNWDAIARLIPGTTPSQCARRYEELLSGSGMAAQQLVKAMMGSGTTVLSGLSEEDAMGRQIISSTDSAKQKDSKDGQGQDSPLRGGRGGDGGEQGPMMVIHVCDEAKSLKKDFYCPRDLLVAEMKYFAEYLSTDTQRCEEVDISVHCDVQIFDWLINYVKRGHKEIGDSPKLEANNVVSILISSDFLKMDTLVQECIKYCHRNMTAIVSTNCNMNCINDRLITRITDLFTHNEADDIKDRKDKFKSKLFAKKLEKLFSPDYSSPDSPENAATIFRCSVCRRLLTTSLEKKVRCMPSRMTVDYHGKLSFSHVKDSSFDVNTQLVELKTQVKTWRDVYWRVWGTVNSLHCSRCGETFPLTEFGHCRFHPEAPRYDNNDPGSLLSSVGVYPCCHLKIVRFDPLVQNKGCRVKDHIISFSDPASDKEALKTGMHRVYDDLLSRRDAICVPFQRLSDVSSSASAKKRELEAEVFGNEVYASNCHSSVSTVPSLSLAGRDDRTETGRPPPSLQALTVEREVSNDDDDFGGSDDEIGDEESTGAVRRTKGTKRSRVTINQQAILLHAPVFEQTKKSMWDAQRSMRYNQDAQRQEDQRRIKEVRMYLTKLRLNPEKVERPKKEFAGGTFSKLEAQWRATQAPVVGKQTGPPQFRAKPKPPMSVRSNNMP, encoded by the exons ATGACAAGTGTTGAACCTTCTTCACGGGTTGGCGTGACCCTTGATCTGATTCTCAAGACCTTGATAGAATCGGCAGACTTCAACATCCTCCATTCCAAGAACTGGGATGCTATTGCCAGACTTATTCCTGGCACCACACCGAGTCAG TGTGCAAGACGCTATGAAGAACTGCTCTCAGGCAGCGGTATGGCTGCCCAGCAGCTGGTCAAAGCCATGATGGGCTCTGGTACCACTGTCCTGTCTGGCCTCTCTGAGGAAGATGCCATGGGCAGGCAAATCATTAGCTCTACTGACTCTGCCAAGCAGAAAG ATTCAAAAGATGGGCAAGGGCAGGATTCCCCTCTCAGGGGAGGCAGAGGTGGGGACGGAGGAGAACAAGG accGATGATGGTGATTCATGTATGTGATGAAGCAAAAAGTT TGAAGAAAGACTTCTACTGTCCAAGAGATCTGCTCGTGGCAGAGATGAAGTATTTTGCCGAATATCTATCAACTGATACGCAGCGTTGCGAGGAGGTGGATATTTCTGTACACTGTGACGTGCAGATTTTTGATTGGCTGATCAATTACGTTAAACGAGGACACAAGGAAATAGGCGACTCTCCAAAGCTTG AGGCGAACAATGTGGTGTCAATCCTGATCTCTTCAGACTTCTTGAAGATGGACACACTG GTTCAAGAGTGCATCAAGTACTGCCATCGCAACATGACAGCCATTGTCAGTACCAACTGCAACATGAATTGTATCAATGACAGACTCATCACACG CATCACCGATCTGTTCACACACAATGAGGCCGATGACATCAAGGACAGGAAAGACAAATTCAAAAG caaacttTTTGCCAAGAAACTGGAGAAGCTGTTTTCTCCGGATTACTCCTCACCGGACTCACCAGAGAACGCCGCCACCATTTTCCG CTGCAGTGTTTGTCGTCGCTTGCTGACAACTAGCCTGGAGAAGAAAGTGCGTTGCATGCCAAGCAG GATGACGGTGGATTACCACGGCAAGCTGTCGTTCAGCCACGTGAAGGACTCAAGCTTCGACGTGAACACCCAGCTGGTGGAACTCAAGACACAGGTGAAAACATGGCGCGACGTCTACTGGCGCGTGTGGGGCACCGTCAACTCCCTCCACTGTTCACGCTGCGGCGAGACCTTCCCGCTGACAGAGTTCGGCCACTGTCGCTTTCACCCCGAGGCCCCTCGCTATGACAACAACGACCCTGGCAGCCTACTGTCCAGCGTGGGCGTCTACCCCTGTTGTCACCTCAAAATTGTCCGCTTTGACCCTCTGGTGCAGAACAAG GGCTGTCGTGTGAAGGACCATATCATCAGCTTTTCAGATCCTGCTTCCGATAAGGAAGCGCTCAAGACGGGTATGCATCGCGTGTACGACGACCTTCTGTCTCGGCGCGACGCCATTTGCGTCCCCTTTCAACGACTGTCTGATGTGAG TTCATCTGCAAGTGCTAAGAAGCG CGAGCTTGAAGCAGAGGTGTTTGGAAACGAAGTGTACGCCAGCAACTGTCACTCGAGTGTGTCGACTGTTCCGTCACTAAGTCTGGCTGGCCGTGATGACAGAACTGAG ACTGGGCGGCCACCTCCAAGCCTGCAGGCACTGACCGTTGAGCGAGAAGTCTCTAACGATGACGATGACTTTGGCGGGAGTGATGACGAAATTGGTGATGAGGAGTCAACAGGCGCTG TGAGGAGGACGAAAGGCACGAAAAGATCGCGTGTGACCATCAACCAACAAGCCATTCTGCTCCATGCTCCCGTGTTTGA GCAAACCAAGAAGTCGATGTGGGATGCCCAGCGCTCCATGCGATACAACCAGGATGCACAGAGACAAGAAG ATCAGCGCAGAATCAAGGAAGTAAGAATGTATCTGACCAAGCTACGTCTGAACCCTGAAAAGGTGGAGAGGCCTAAGAAagag TTTGCAGGAGGCACTTTCAGCAAGCTGGAAGCTCAGTGGAGAGCAACACAAGCCCCTGTGGTTGGGAAACAAACTGGGCCCCCTCAGTTCAG GGCAAAGCCAAAGCCACCCATGTCAGTGCGCAGTAACAATATGCCTTAG
- the LOC138975116 gene encoding SANT and BTB domain regulator of class switch recombination-like isoform X2 yields the protein MTSVEPSSRVGVTLDLILKTLIESADFNILHSKNWDAIARLIPGTTPSQCARRYEELLSGSGMAAQQLVKAMMGSGTTVLSGLSEEDAMGRQIISSTDSAKQKDSKDGQGQDSPLRGGRGGDGGEQGPMMVIHVCDEAKSLKKDFYCPRDLLVAEMKYFAEYLSTDTQRCEEVDISVHCDVQIFDWLINYVKRGHKEIGDSPKLEANNVVSILISSDFLKMDTLVQECIKYCHRNMTAIVSTNCNMNCINDRLITRITDLFTHNEADDIKDRKDKFKSKLFAKKLEKLFSPDYSSPDSPENAATIFRCSVCRRLLTTSLEKKVRCMPSRMTVDYHGKLSFSHVKDSSFDVNTQLVELKTQVKTWRDVYWRVWGTVNSLHCSRCGETFPLTEFGHCRFHPEAPRYDNNDPGSLLSSVGVYPCCHLKIVRFDPLVQNKGCRVKDHIISFSDPASDKEALKTGMHRVYDDLLSRRDAICVPFQRLSDVSSSASAKKRELEAEVFGNEVYASNCHSSVSTVPSLSLAGRDDRTETGRPPPSLQALTVEREVSNDDDDFGGSDDEIGDEESTGAVRRTKGTKRSRVTINQQAILLHAPVFEQTKKSMWDAQRSMRYNQDAQRQEDQRRIKEVRMYLTKLRLNPEKVERPKKEFAGGTFSKLEAQWRATQAPVVGKQTGPPQFSNNNSNQRAKPKPPMSVRSNNMP from the exons ATGACAAGTGTTGAACCTTCTTCACGGGTTGGCGTGACCCTTGATCTGATTCTCAAGACCTTGATAGAATCGGCAGACTTCAACATCCTCCATTCCAAGAACTGGGATGCTATTGCCAGACTTATTCCTGGCACCACACCGAGTCAG TGTGCAAGACGCTATGAAGAACTGCTCTCAGGCAGCGGTATGGCTGCCCAGCAGCTGGTCAAAGCCATGATGGGCTCTGGTACCACTGTCCTGTCTGGCCTCTCTGAGGAAGATGCCATGGGCAGGCAAATCATTAGCTCTACTGACTCTGCCAAGCAGAAAG ATTCAAAAGATGGGCAAGGGCAGGATTCCCCTCTCAGGGGAGGCAGAGGTGGGGACGGAGGAGAACAAGG accGATGATGGTGATTCATGTATGTGATGAAGCAAAAAGTT TGAAGAAAGACTTCTACTGTCCAAGAGATCTGCTCGTGGCAGAGATGAAGTATTTTGCCGAATATCTATCAACTGATACGCAGCGTTGCGAGGAGGTGGATATTTCTGTACACTGTGACGTGCAGATTTTTGATTGGCTGATCAATTACGTTAAACGAGGACACAAGGAAATAGGCGACTCTCCAAAGCTTG AGGCGAACAATGTGGTGTCAATCCTGATCTCTTCAGACTTCTTGAAGATGGACACACTG GTTCAAGAGTGCATCAAGTACTGCCATCGCAACATGACAGCCATTGTCAGTACCAACTGCAACATGAATTGTATCAATGACAGACTCATCACACG CATCACCGATCTGTTCACACACAATGAGGCCGATGACATCAAGGACAGGAAAGACAAATTCAAAAG caaacttTTTGCCAAGAAACTGGAGAAGCTGTTTTCTCCGGATTACTCCTCACCGGACTCACCAGAGAACGCCGCCACCATTTTCCG CTGCAGTGTTTGTCGTCGCTTGCTGACAACTAGCCTGGAGAAGAAAGTGCGTTGCATGCCAAGCAG GATGACGGTGGATTACCACGGCAAGCTGTCGTTCAGCCACGTGAAGGACTCAAGCTTCGACGTGAACACCCAGCTGGTGGAACTCAAGACACAGGTGAAAACATGGCGCGACGTCTACTGGCGCGTGTGGGGCACCGTCAACTCCCTCCACTGTTCACGCTGCGGCGAGACCTTCCCGCTGACAGAGTTCGGCCACTGTCGCTTTCACCCCGAGGCCCCTCGCTATGACAACAACGACCCTGGCAGCCTACTGTCCAGCGTGGGCGTCTACCCCTGTTGTCACCTCAAAATTGTCCGCTTTGACCCTCTGGTGCAGAACAAG GGCTGTCGTGTGAAGGACCATATCATCAGCTTTTCAGATCCTGCTTCCGATAAGGAAGCGCTCAAGACGGGTATGCATCGCGTGTACGACGACCTTCTGTCTCGGCGCGACGCCATTTGCGTCCCCTTTCAACGACTGTCTGATGTGAG TTCATCTGCAAGTGCTAAGAAGCG CGAGCTTGAAGCAGAGGTGTTTGGAAACGAAGTGTACGCCAGCAACTGTCACTCGAGTGTGTCGACTGTTCCGTCACTAAGTCTGGCTGGCCGTGATGACAGAACTGAG ACTGGGCGGCCACCTCCAAGCCTGCAGGCACTGACCGTTGAGCGAGAAGTCTCTAACGATGACGATGACTTTGGCGGGAGTGATGACGAAATTGGTGATGAGGAGTCAACAGGCGCTG TGAGGAGGACGAAAGGCACGAAAAGATCGCGTGTGACCATCAACCAACAAGCCATTCTGCTCCATGCTCCCGTGTTTGA GCAAACCAAGAAGTCGATGTGGGATGCCCAGCGCTCCATGCGATACAACCAGGATGCACAGAGACAAGAAG ATCAGCGCAGAATCAAGGAAGTAAGAATGTATCTGACCAAGCTACGTCTGAACCCTGAAAAGGTGGAGAGGCCTAAGAAagag TTTGCAGGAGGCACTTTCAGCAAGCTGGAAGCTCAGTGGAGAGCAACACAAGCCCCTGTGGTTGGGAAACAAACTGGGCCCCCTCAGTTCAG CAATAACAATTCCAATCAAAG GGCAAAGCCAAAGCCACCCATGTCAGTGCGCAGTAACAATATGCCTTAG
- the LOC138975116 gene encoding SANT and BTB domain regulator of class switch recombination-like isoform X3 — protein MTSVEPSSRVGVTLDLILKTLIESADFNILHSKNWDAIARLIPGTTPSQCARRYEELLSGSGMAAQQLVKAMMGSGTTVLSGLSEEDAMGRQIISSTDSAKQKDSKDGQGQDSPLRGGRGGDGGEQGPMMVIHVCDEAKSLKKDFYCPRDLLVAEMKYFAEYLSTDTQRCEEVDISVHCDVQIFDWLINYVKRGHKEIGDSPKLEANNVVSILISSDFLKMDTLVQECIKYCHRNMTAIVSTNCNMNCINDRLITRITDLFTHNEADDIKDRKDKFKSKLFAKKLEKLFSPDYSSPDSPENAATIFRCSVCRRLLTTSLEKKVRCMPSRMTVDYHGKLSFSHVKDSSFDVNTQLVELKTQVKTWRDVYWRVWGTVNSLHCSRCGETFPLTEFGHCRFHPEAPRYDNNDPGSLLSSVGVYPCCHLKIVRFDPLVQNKGCRVKDHIISFSDPASDKEALKTGMHRVYDDLLSRRDAICVPFQRLSDVSSSASAKKRELEAEVFGNEVYASNCHSSVSTVPSLSLAGRDDRTETGRPPPSLQALTVEREVSNDDDDFGGSDDEIGDEESTGAVRRTKGTKRSRVTINQQAILLHAPVFEQTKKSMWDAQRSMRYNQDAQRQEDQRRIKEVRMYLTKLRLNPEKVERPKKEFAGGTFSKLEAQWRATQAPVVGKQTGPPQFRPRSSVQFRREKSGVFHF, from the exons ATGACAAGTGTTGAACCTTCTTCACGGGTTGGCGTGACCCTTGATCTGATTCTCAAGACCTTGATAGAATCGGCAGACTTCAACATCCTCCATTCCAAGAACTGGGATGCTATTGCCAGACTTATTCCTGGCACCACACCGAGTCAG TGTGCAAGACGCTATGAAGAACTGCTCTCAGGCAGCGGTATGGCTGCCCAGCAGCTGGTCAAAGCCATGATGGGCTCTGGTACCACTGTCCTGTCTGGCCTCTCTGAGGAAGATGCCATGGGCAGGCAAATCATTAGCTCTACTGACTCTGCCAAGCAGAAAG ATTCAAAAGATGGGCAAGGGCAGGATTCCCCTCTCAGGGGAGGCAGAGGTGGGGACGGAGGAGAACAAGG accGATGATGGTGATTCATGTATGTGATGAAGCAAAAAGTT TGAAGAAAGACTTCTACTGTCCAAGAGATCTGCTCGTGGCAGAGATGAAGTATTTTGCCGAATATCTATCAACTGATACGCAGCGTTGCGAGGAGGTGGATATTTCTGTACACTGTGACGTGCAGATTTTTGATTGGCTGATCAATTACGTTAAACGAGGACACAAGGAAATAGGCGACTCTCCAAAGCTTG AGGCGAACAATGTGGTGTCAATCCTGATCTCTTCAGACTTCTTGAAGATGGACACACTG GTTCAAGAGTGCATCAAGTACTGCCATCGCAACATGACAGCCATTGTCAGTACCAACTGCAACATGAATTGTATCAATGACAGACTCATCACACG CATCACCGATCTGTTCACACACAATGAGGCCGATGACATCAAGGACAGGAAAGACAAATTCAAAAG caaacttTTTGCCAAGAAACTGGAGAAGCTGTTTTCTCCGGATTACTCCTCACCGGACTCACCAGAGAACGCCGCCACCATTTTCCG CTGCAGTGTTTGTCGTCGCTTGCTGACAACTAGCCTGGAGAAGAAAGTGCGTTGCATGCCAAGCAG GATGACGGTGGATTACCACGGCAAGCTGTCGTTCAGCCACGTGAAGGACTCAAGCTTCGACGTGAACACCCAGCTGGTGGAACTCAAGACACAGGTGAAAACATGGCGCGACGTCTACTGGCGCGTGTGGGGCACCGTCAACTCCCTCCACTGTTCACGCTGCGGCGAGACCTTCCCGCTGACAGAGTTCGGCCACTGTCGCTTTCACCCCGAGGCCCCTCGCTATGACAACAACGACCCTGGCAGCCTACTGTCCAGCGTGGGCGTCTACCCCTGTTGTCACCTCAAAATTGTCCGCTTTGACCCTCTGGTGCAGAACAAG GGCTGTCGTGTGAAGGACCATATCATCAGCTTTTCAGATCCTGCTTCCGATAAGGAAGCGCTCAAGACGGGTATGCATCGCGTGTACGACGACCTTCTGTCTCGGCGCGACGCCATTTGCGTCCCCTTTCAACGACTGTCTGATGTGAG TTCATCTGCAAGTGCTAAGAAGCG CGAGCTTGAAGCAGAGGTGTTTGGAAACGAAGTGTACGCCAGCAACTGTCACTCGAGTGTGTCGACTGTTCCGTCACTAAGTCTGGCTGGCCGTGATGACAGAACTGAG ACTGGGCGGCCACCTCCAAGCCTGCAGGCACTGACCGTTGAGCGAGAAGTCTCTAACGATGACGATGACTTTGGCGGGAGTGATGACGAAATTGGTGATGAGGAGTCAACAGGCGCTG TGAGGAGGACGAAAGGCACGAAAAGATCGCGTGTGACCATCAACCAACAAGCCATTCTGCTCCATGCTCCCGTGTTTGA GCAAACCAAGAAGTCGATGTGGGATGCCCAGCGCTCCATGCGATACAACCAGGATGCACAGAGACAAGAAG ATCAGCGCAGAATCAAGGAAGTAAGAATGTATCTGACCAAGCTACGTCTGAACCCTGAAAAGGTGGAGAGGCCTAAGAAagag TTTGCAGGAGGCACTTTCAGCAAGCTGGAAGCTCAGTGGAGAGCAACACAAGCCCCTGTGGTTGGGAAACAAACTGGGCCCCCTCAGTTCAG GCCTCGTTCCAGCGTGCAATTCAGGCGGGAAAAATCGGGAGTCTTTCATTTCTGA
- the LOC138975116 gene encoding SANT and BTB domain regulator of class switch recombination-like isoform X1 has protein sequence MTSVEPSSRVGVTLDLILKTLIESADFNILHSKNWDAIARLIPGTTPSQCARRYEELLSGSGMAAQQLVKAMMGSGTTVLSGLSEEDAMGRQIISSTDSAKQKDSKDGQGQDSPLRGGRGGDGGEQGPMMVIHVCDEAKSLKKDFYCPRDLLVAEMKYFAEYLSTDTQRCEEVDISVHCDVQIFDWLINYVKRGHKEIGDSPKLEANNVVSILISSDFLKMDTLVQECIKYCHRNMTAIVSTNCNMNCINDRLITRITDLFTHNEADDIKDRKDKFKSKLFAKKLEKLFSPDYSSPDSPENAATIFRCSVCRRLLTTSLEKKVRCMPSRMTVDYHGKLSFSHVKDSSFDVNTQLVELKTQVKTWRDVYWRVWGTVNSLHCSRCGETFPLTEFGHCRFHPEAPRYDNNDPGSLLSSVGVYPCCHLKIVRFDPLVQNKGCRVKDHIISFSDPASDKEALKTGMHRVYDDLLSRRDAICVPFQRLSDVSSSASAKKRELEAEVFGNEVYASNCHSSVSTVPSLSLAGRDDRTETGRPPPSLQALTVEREVSNDDDDFGGSDDEIGDEESTGAVRRTKGTKRSRVTINQQAILLHAPVFEQTKKSMWDAQRSMRYNQDAQRQEDQRRIKEVRMYLTKLRLNPEKVERPKKEFAGGTFSKLEAQWRATQAPVVGKQTGPPQFSNNNSNQRPRSSVQFRREKSGVFHF, from the exons ATGACAAGTGTTGAACCTTCTTCACGGGTTGGCGTGACCCTTGATCTGATTCTCAAGACCTTGATAGAATCGGCAGACTTCAACATCCTCCATTCCAAGAACTGGGATGCTATTGCCAGACTTATTCCTGGCACCACACCGAGTCAG TGTGCAAGACGCTATGAAGAACTGCTCTCAGGCAGCGGTATGGCTGCCCAGCAGCTGGTCAAAGCCATGATGGGCTCTGGTACCACTGTCCTGTCTGGCCTCTCTGAGGAAGATGCCATGGGCAGGCAAATCATTAGCTCTACTGACTCTGCCAAGCAGAAAG ATTCAAAAGATGGGCAAGGGCAGGATTCCCCTCTCAGGGGAGGCAGAGGTGGGGACGGAGGAGAACAAGG accGATGATGGTGATTCATGTATGTGATGAAGCAAAAAGTT TGAAGAAAGACTTCTACTGTCCAAGAGATCTGCTCGTGGCAGAGATGAAGTATTTTGCCGAATATCTATCAACTGATACGCAGCGTTGCGAGGAGGTGGATATTTCTGTACACTGTGACGTGCAGATTTTTGATTGGCTGATCAATTACGTTAAACGAGGACACAAGGAAATAGGCGACTCTCCAAAGCTTG AGGCGAACAATGTGGTGTCAATCCTGATCTCTTCAGACTTCTTGAAGATGGACACACTG GTTCAAGAGTGCATCAAGTACTGCCATCGCAACATGACAGCCATTGTCAGTACCAACTGCAACATGAATTGTATCAATGACAGACTCATCACACG CATCACCGATCTGTTCACACACAATGAGGCCGATGACATCAAGGACAGGAAAGACAAATTCAAAAG caaacttTTTGCCAAGAAACTGGAGAAGCTGTTTTCTCCGGATTACTCCTCACCGGACTCACCAGAGAACGCCGCCACCATTTTCCG CTGCAGTGTTTGTCGTCGCTTGCTGACAACTAGCCTGGAGAAGAAAGTGCGTTGCATGCCAAGCAG GATGACGGTGGATTACCACGGCAAGCTGTCGTTCAGCCACGTGAAGGACTCAAGCTTCGACGTGAACACCCAGCTGGTGGAACTCAAGACACAGGTGAAAACATGGCGCGACGTCTACTGGCGCGTGTGGGGCACCGTCAACTCCCTCCACTGTTCACGCTGCGGCGAGACCTTCCCGCTGACAGAGTTCGGCCACTGTCGCTTTCACCCCGAGGCCCCTCGCTATGACAACAACGACCCTGGCAGCCTACTGTCCAGCGTGGGCGTCTACCCCTGTTGTCACCTCAAAATTGTCCGCTTTGACCCTCTGGTGCAGAACAAG GGCTGTCGTGTGAAGGACCATATCATCAGCTTTTCAGATCCTGCTTCCGATAAGGAAGCGCTCAAGACGGGTATGCATCGCGTGTACGACGACCTTCTGTCTCGGCGCGACGCCATTTGCGTCCCCTTTCAACGACTGTCTGATGTGAG TTCATCTGCAAGTGCTAAGAAGCG CGAGCTTGAAGCAGAGGTGTTTGGAAACGAAGTGTACGCCAGCAACTGTCACTCGAGTGTGTCGACTGTTCCGTCACTAAGTCTGGCTGGCCGTGATGACAGAACTGAG ACTGGGCGGCCACCTCCAAGCCTGCAGGCACTGACCGTTGAGCGAGAAGTCTCTAACGATGACGATGACTTTGGCGGGAGTGATGACGAAATTGGTGATGAGGAGTCAACAGGCGCTG TGAGGAGGACGAAAGGCACGAAAAGATCGCGTGTGACCATCAACCAACAAGCCATTCTGCTCCATGCTCCCGTGTTTGA GCAAACCAAGAAGTCGATGTGGGATGCCCAGCGCTCCATGCGATACAACCAGGATGCACAGAGACAAGAAG ATCAGCGCAGAATCAAGGAAGTAAGAATGTATCTGACCAAGCTACGTCTGAACCCTGAAAAGGTGGAGAGGCCTAAGAAagag TTTGCAGGAGGCACTTTCAGCAAGCTGGAAGCTCAGTGGAGAGCAACACAAGCCCCTGTGGTTGGGAAACAAACTGGGCCCCCTCAGTTCAG CAATAACAATTCCAATCAAAG GCCTCGTTCCAGCGTGCAATTCAGGCGGGAAAAATCGGGAGTCTTTCATTTCTGA
- the LOC138975116 gene encoding SANT and BTB domain regulator of class switch recombination-like isoform X4, translated as MTSVEPSSRVGVTLDLILKTLIESADFNILHSKNWDAIARLIPGTTPSQCARRYEELLSGSGMAAQQLVKAMMGSGTTVLSGLSEEDAMGRQIISSTDSAKQKDSKDGQGQDSPLRGGRGGDGGEQGPMMVIHVCDEAKSLKKDFYCPRDLLVAEMKYFAEYLSTDTQRCEEVDISVHCDVQIFDWLINYVKRGHKEIGDSPKLEANNVVSILISSDFLKMDTLVQECIKYCHRNMTAIVSTNCNMNCINDRLITRITDLFTHNEADDIKDRKDKFKSKLFAKKLEKLFSPDYSSPDSPENAATIFRCSVCRRLLTTSLEKKVRCMPSRMTVDYHGKLSFSHVKDSSFDVNTQLVELKTQVKTWRDVYWRVWGTVNSLHCSRCGETFPLTEFGHCRFHPEAPRYDNNDPGSLLSSVGVYPCCHLKIVRFDPLVQNKGCRVKDHIISFSDPASDKEALKTGMHRVYDDLLSRRDAICVPFQRLSDVSELEAEVFGNEVYASNCHSSVSTVPSLSLAGRDDRTETGRPPPSLQALTVEREVSNDDDDFGGSDDEIGDEESTGAVRRTKGTKRSRVTINQQAILLHAPVFEQTKKSMWDAQRSMRYNQDAQRQEDQRRIKEVRMYLTKLRLNPEKVERPKKEFAGGTFSKLEAQWRATQAPVVGKQTGPPQFSNNNSNQRPRSSVQFRREKSGVFHF; from the exons ATGACAAGTGTTGAACCTTCTTCACGGGTTGGCGTGACCCTTGATCTGATTCTCAAGACCTTGATAGAATCGGCAGACTTCAACATCCTCCATTCCAAGAACTGGGATGCTATTGCCAGACTTATTCCTGGCACCACACCGAGTCAG TGTGCAAGACGCTATGAAGAACTGCTCTCAGGCAGCGGTATGGCTGCCCAGCAGCTGGTCAAAGCCATGATGGGCTCTGGTACCACTGTCCTGTCTGGCCTCTCTGAGGAAGATGCCATGGGCAGGCAAATCATTAGCTCTACTGACTCTGCCAAGCAGAAAG ATTCAAAAGATGGGCAAGGGCAGGATTCCCCTCTCAGGGGAGGCAGAGGTGGGGACGGAGGAGAACAAGG accGATGATGGTGATTCATGTATGTGATGAAGCAAAAAGTT TGAAGAAAGACTTCTACTGTCCAAGAGATCTGCTCGTGGCAGAGATGAAGTATTTTGCCGAATATCTATCAACTGATACGCAGCGTTGCGAGGAGGTGGATATTTCTGTACACTGTGACGTGCAGATTTTTGATTGGCTGATCAATTACGTTAAACGAGGACACAAGGAAATAGGCGACTCTCCAAAGCTTG AGGCGAACAATGTGGTGTCAATCCTGATCTCTTCAGACTTCTTGAAGATGGACACACTG GTTCAAGAGTGCATCAAGTACTGCCATCGCAACATGACAGCCATTGTCAGTACCAACTGCAACATGAATTGTATCAATGACAGACTCATCACACG CATCACCGATCTGTTCACACACAATGAGGCCGATGACATCAAGGACAGGAAAGACAAATTCAAAAG caaacttTTTGCCAAGAAACTGGAGAAGCTGTTTTCTCCGGATTACTCCTCACCGGACTCACCAGAGAACGCCGCCACCATTTTCCG CTGCAGTGTTTGTCGTCGCTTGCTGACAACTAGCCTGGAGAAGAAAGTGCGTTGCATGCCAAGCAG GATGACGGTGGATTACCACGGCAAGCTGTCGTTCAGCCACGTGAAGGACTCAAGCTTCGACGTGAACACCCAGCTGGTGGAACTCAAGACACAGGTGAAAACATGGCGCGACGTCTACTGGCGCGTGTGGGGCACCGTCAACTCCCTCCACTGTTCACGCTGCGGCGAGACCTTCCCGCTGACAGAGTTCGGCCACTGTCGCTTTCACCCCGAGGCCCCTCGCTATGACAACAACGACCCTGGCAGCCTACTGTCCAGCGTGGGCGTCTACCCCTGTTGTCACCTCAAAATTGTCCGCTTTGACCCTCTGGTGCAGAACAAG GGCTGTCGTGTGAAGGACCATATCATCAGCTTTTCAGATCCTGCTTCCGATAAGGAAGCGCTCAAGACGGGTATGCATCGCGTGTACGACGACCTTCTGTCTCGGCGCGACGCCATTTGCGTCCCCTTTCAACGACTGTCTGATGTGAG CGAGCTTGAAGCAGAGGTGTTTGGAAACGAAGTGTACGCCAGCAACTGTCACTCGAGTGTGTCGACTGTTCCGTCACTAAGTCTGGCTGGCCGTGATGACAGAACTGAG ACTGGGCGGCCACCTCCAAGCCTGCAGGCACTGACCGTTGAGCGAGAAGTCTCTAACGATGACGATGACTTTGGCGGGAGTGATGACGAAATTGGTGATGAGGAGTCAACAGGCGCTG TGAGGAGGACGAAAGGCACGAAAAGATCGCGTGTGACCATCAACCAACAAGCCATTCTGCTCCATGCTCCCGTGTTTGA GCAAACCAAGAAGTCGATGTGGGATGCCCAGCGCTCCATGCGATACAACCAGGATGCACAGAGACAAGAAG ATCAGCGCAGAATCAAGGAAGTAAGAATGTATCTGACCAAGCTACGTCTGAACCCTGAAAAGGTGGAGAGGCCTAAGAAagag TTTGCAGGAGGCACTTTCAGCAAGCTGGAAGCTCAGTGGAGAGCAACACAAGCCCCTGTGGTTGGGAAACAAACTGGGCCCCCTCAGTTCAG CAATAACAATTCCAATCAAAG GCCTCGTTCCAGCGTGCAATTCAGGCGGGAAAAATCGGGAGTCTTTCATTTCTGA